The Bubalus bubalis isolate 160015118507 breed Murrah chromosome 16, NDDB_SH_1, whole genome shotgun sequence genome window below encodes:
- the CBLIF gene encoding cobalamin binding intrinsic factor — MARAALQLLTLLWAVTRTSTQTRSSCSVPSAEQPWVDGIQVIMENSVINSTFPNPSVLIAMNLAGAYNVEAQKLLTFDLMASDTADLTAGQLALTIMALTSSCRGPGDKVSTLRTQMENWTPSSLDSYASTFYGPSLAILALCQNNPETTLPIAARFAKTLLANSSPFDVDAGAVATLALTCMYNRIPIGSEEGYRALFTQLLKKIVEDISTRIQGNGLIGDIYSTGLAMQALSVTPERPNKQWDCQQTMDTVLDEIKEGKFQNSMSIAQILPSLKGKTYLDVPQVSCSPDQEVQPTQPNFPSPVPTSASNITVVYTISNQLRGVELLFNVTISVSVKKGSVLLVVLEEAQRRNPKFKFETRMTSWGLEVSSINNIAGNVNDKTYWQFLSGKTPLIEGVADYIPFNHEHITANFTQY, encoded by the exons ATGGCCCGGGCTGCCCTCCAGCTCCTGACCCTTCTCTGGGCTGTGACGAGGACCAGCACCCAGACCCGAAGCTCGTGCT CCGTTCCCTCAGCAGAGCAGCCCTGGGTCGATGGCATCCAAGTGATCATGGAGAACTCGGTGATCAACTCCACCTTCCCAAATCCCAGTGTCCTGATCGCCATGAACCTGGCAGGAGCCTACAACGTGGAGGCCCAGAAGCTCCTGACTTTCGATCTCATGGCCAGCGACACAGCCG ACCTGACTGCTGGTCAGCTCGCCCTCACTATCATGGCCCTCACCTCCTCCTGCCGAGGCCCTGGGGACAAAGTATCGACTCTGCGGACCCAAATGGAGAACTGGACACCTTCCA GCCTCGATTCCTACGCTTCCACCTTCTACGGGCCCAGTCTGGCCATCCTGGCTTTGTGCCAGAACAACCCAGAGACGACCTTACCCATAGCAGCCCGCTTCGCCAAGACCCTGCTGGCCAACTCCTCTCCCTTTGACGTGG ACGCAGGAGCAGTGGCGACCTTGGCTCTGACCTGTATGTACAACAGGATCCCCATAGGTTCGGAGGAAGGGTACCGCGCCCTGTTCACTCAGTTGCTAAAGAAGATCGTGGAGGATATCAGCACAAGGATCCAAGGCAATGGCCTCATCGGAGACATCTACAGCACCGGCCTCGCGATGCAG GCTCTCTCCGTGACACCTGAGAGACCTAACAAGCAGTGGGATTGCCAGCAGACCATGGATACTGTACTGGACGAGATCAAGGAGGGGAAATTCCAAAACTCCATGTCCATTGCCCAAATCCTCCCTTCACTGAAAGGCAAGACCTACCTAGATGTGCCCCAAGTGTCTTGCAGCCCTG ATCAAGAGGTACAACCAACTCAGCCCAACTTTCCCAGCCCTGTCCCCACCTCAGCCTCCAACATCACTGTCGTCTACACCATAAGTAACCAGCTGAGGGGCGTGGAGCTGCTCTTCAACGTGACCATCAGTGTTAGTGTGAAGAAAGGATCCGTGCTGCTTGTTGTCCTAGAGGAAGCACAGCGCCGAAACCCCAAGTTCAA GTTTGAAACCAGAATGACATCCTGGGGACTTGAGGTCTCTTCAATTAACAATATCGCTGGAAATGTTAATGACAAGACATATTGGCAATTCCTGAGTGGGAAAACACCTTTAATAGAAG GAGTCGCTGACTACATACCCTTCAACCACGAGCACATCACAGCCAACTTCACACAGTACTAA